In the Synechococcus sp. UW179A genome, one interval contains:
- a CDS encoding collagen-like protein encodes MSGYGQPFGIKPPEHLRGPRGPQGPLGEKGPRGESPKGPQGPEGKKGPTGAIGETGVPGPDIDMEPALKDKLKSLKALLERLEQIHSSK; translated from the coding sequence GTGAGCGGATATGGACAACCCTTTGGGATTAAACCTCCGGAGCATTTGAGAGGTCCTAGAGGTCCACAAGGTCCTCTAGGTGAAAAAGGTCCAAGAGGTGAATCACCAAAAGGTCCTCAAGGTCCTGAAGGTAAAAAAGGTCCTACAGGTGCCATAGGTGAAACCGGCGTGCCCGGTCCTGATATTGATATGGAACCTGCACTAAAAGACAAACTCAAATCTCTGAAGGCACTTTTAGAGCGTCTTGAACAGATTCACTCAAGTAAGTGA